From a region of the Azospirillum formosense genome:
- a CDS encoding 4Fe-4S binding protein, whose product MKINGRTVLVCDCVHSMALDGKALARACGAAAGAEGDLSVATQLCRTQLDRFEARVAEGAPLLVACTQEAPLFAEIAAQDNLDADNPSAALAFTNIRERAGWSDEGALAGPKIAALLAEAAMDIPPTGTITLASEGTALVYGTDERAIEVARQLSGSLDVTVLLKSPKDVAPPRVMDVPVFKGTIRAAKGWLGNFEIVVDDYAPAIPASRAVLAFDPPRHGAASRCDVIVDLTGGAPLFPAHGKRDGYLRPDPDSPAAVAKAVFEAADLVGEFEKPRYIDFKADLCAHSRSRKTGCTRCLEVCPTGAITPNGDHVAIDPHICAGCGSCASVCPTGASTYALPPLQTVYERLRTLLSSYAKAGGTEPVLLVHDPRHGDEMISLIARHGRGLPARVLPFAVNEVTQLGFDVFAAALAYGAGRVRVLVGPGNAGETAGLASQIGLAETAMAGLGYGSGRVSIIDSQDPDAVAAELWDLPREGAPAPGTFLPMGGKRTVTMLALRHLHKVAPEPVEVLPLPPGAPFGRVQVMTEGCTLCLSCVGACPTGALLDNADKPMLSFSQDACVQCGLCKTTCPEKVIALVPEIDFRDSARGARVLKEEEPFCCVKCGKPFATKSSIDKIVAVLAGRHAMFATPEAADRMRMCGDCRVVDQFERGDSPFALGAPRAPRTTEDYLRERELAQNGKDGGPDGGSVH is encoded by the coding sequence ATGAAGATCAACGGCCGGACGGTGCTCGTCTGCGATTGCGTCCACAGCATGGCGCTCGACGGCAAGGCGTTGGCCAGGGCCTGCGGAGCCGCGGCGGGGGCGGAGGGGGATCTGTCCGTCGCCACCCAGCTCTGCCGCACCCAGCTCGACCGGTTCGAGGCGCGCGTGGCGGAAGGCGCCCCGCTGCTCGTCGCCTGCACCCAGGAGGCCCCGCTGTTCGCGGAGATCGCGGCGCAGGACAATCTTGACGCCGACAACCCCAGCGCCGCGCTCGCCTTCACCAACATCCGCGAGCGCGCCGGCTGGTCGGACGAGGGCGCGCTGGCGGGGCCGAAGATCGCCGCCCTGCTGGCCGAGGCGGCCATGGACATCCCGCCGACCGGCACGATCACCCTGGCCTCGGAAGGCACAGCGCTGGTCTACGGCACCGACGAGCGCGCCATCGAGGTGGCCCGGCAGCTCTCCGGCAGCCTGGACGTCACCGTTCTGCTGAAATCCCCCAAGGACGTCGCCCCGCCGCGCGTCATGGACGTGCCGGTCTTCAAGGGCACCATCCGCGCCGCCAAGGGCTGGCTCGGCAATTTCGAGATCGTGGTGGACGACTACGCCCCGGCCATCCCGGCCTCGCGCGCCGTCCTCGCCTTCGATCCGCCGCGGCACGGCGCCGCCTCGCGCTGCGACGTGATCGTGGACCTGACCGGCGGCGCGCCGCTGTTCCCCGCGCACGGCAAGCGCGACGGCTACCTGCGCCCCGACCCGGACAGCCCGGCCGCCGTCGCCAAGGCGGTGTTCGAGGCCGCCGATCTGGTCGGCGAGTTCGAGAAGCCGCGCTACATCGACTTCAAGGCCGACCTCTGCGCCCATTCGCGCAGCCGCAAGACCGGCTGCACGCGCTGCCTGGAGGTCTGCCCGACCGGCGCCATCACGCCGAACGGCGACCATGTGGCGATCGACCCGCACATCTGCGCCGGCTGCGGCTCCTGCGCGTCGGTCTGCCCGACCGGAGCCAGCACCTACGCCCTGCCGCCGCTCCAGACGGTCTACGAGCGGCTGCGCACACTGCTGTCCTCCTACGCCAAGGCCGGCGGGACGGAGCCGGTCCTGCTCGTCCACGACCCGCGGCACGGCGACGAGATGATCTCGCTGATCGCGCGCCACGGCCGCGGCCTGCCGGCCCGCGTCCTGCCCTTCGCGGTGAACGAGGTGACGCAGCTCGGCTTCGACGTGTTCGCGGCGGCTCTGGCCTATGGCGCGGGACGGGTGCGCGTCCTGGTCGGGCCTGGCAACGCCGGCGAGACCGCCGGGCTGGCCAGCCAGATCGGCTTGGCCGAAACGGCGATGGCCGGGCTTGGCTACGGCTCCGGCCGGGTGTCGATCATCGACTCCCAGGACCCCGACGCGGTGGCCGCGGAGCTGTGGGACCTGCCGCGCGAGGGCGCTCCCGCGCCCGGCACCTTCCTGCCGATGGGCGGCAAGCGCACCGTGACCATGCTGGCGCTGCGCCATCTGCACAAGGTGGCACCGGAACCGGTGGAGGTTCTGCCGCTGCCGCCGGGCGCTCCCTTCGGCCGGGTGCAGGTGATGACGGAGGGCTGCACGCTCTGCCTGTCCTGCGTCGGCGCCTGCCCGACCGGGGCGCTGCTCGACAACGCCGACAAGCCGATGCTGTCCTTCTCGCAGGACGCCTGCGTCCAGTGCGGCCTGTGCAAGACGACCTGCCCGGAGAAGGTCATCGCCCTGGTCCCGGAGATCGACTTCCGCGACAGCGCCCGCGGCGCCAGGGTCCTGAAGGAGGAGGAGCCCTTCTGCTGCGTCAAGTGCGGCAAGCCCTTCGCCACCAAGTCCTCGATCGACAAGATCGTCGCCGTGCTGGCCGGTCGGCACGCCATGTTCGCCACACCGGAGGCCGCCGACCGCATGCGCATGTGCGGCGACTGCCGCGTCGTGGACCAGTTCGAGCGGGGCGACTCGCCCTTCGCGCTCGGCGCCCCGCGCGCCCCGCGCACGACCGAGGACTATCTGCGCGAGCGGGAGCTGGCCCAAAACGGCAAGGACGGCGGTCCGGACGGCGGCAGCGTCCACTGA
- a CDS encoding hybrid sensor histidine kinase/response regulator yields MTSDGAYPHGAGRHGAVLVFDADDRLTGWNEAAEGLADADRLLVQGALPEALAPLFRGLPPGHTVTDWPLSGGGFVRRATGDGPAGGGPAAGGDLSGRLFAAASHDLRQPLAALSLLLGALEGRLDGGAAAGGGKGAPGRGGALNDPAARDLLNAMGNAVQSLRGMVDGHFDLVRLEAGLVQPDIGAPVVNGILTRMALDAAPRLDGRGLRFSVLPCSVRVATDASLLERILQGFVASTLRHTERGRVVLGCRRRGPDLRIELWSTGRGLQPDQLLALREEMRRPDGAGDPSVIDLGLRLACGLARRLGHRIEVDSAPGRGTMLAVLVPRAADGADDPPAAAEPAGPAGVLVTEPGEDVSRARVLVIEDDPMVLEALGALLGQWGCAVVAADSVDAALERLGPGPQPPDLVISDLRLKGAMNGIVAIRQIGKALDATLPGLILTGDTDPMRLREARLSGYPLLHKPVAPMALRGAVARLLGRERLKA; encoded by the coding sequence GTGACGAGCGATGGAGCTTATCCGCATGGCGCGGGACGGCATGGCGCGGTCCTGGTCTTCGACGCCGACGACCGGCTGACCGGCTGGAACGAGGCGGCGGAGGGGCTGGCCGATGCCGACCGCCTCCTGGTCCAGGGAGCGCTGCCGGAAGCGCTGGCGCCGCTGTTCCGCGGGCTGCCCCCCGGCCACACCGTCACCGACTGGCCGCTCAGCGGCGGCGGGTTCGTCCGCCGTGCCACCGGGGACGGACCCGCGGGCGGCGGGCCGGCGGCGGGCGGCGATCTGTCCGGCCGCCTGTTCGCCGCGGCCAGCCACGACCTGCGCCAGCCGCTGGCCGCCCTGTCGCTGCTGCTGGGGGCTTTGGAAGGGCGGCTCGACGGAGGAGCCGCGGCGGGGGGTGGCAAGGGCGCCCCGGGCCGGGGCGGCGCCCTCAACGACCCGGCGGCGCGCGACCTGCTGAACGCCATGGGCAACGCCGTGCAGTCGCTGCGCGGCATGGTCGACGGGCATTTCGACCTGGTGCGGCTGGAGGCCGGTCTGGTGCAGCCGGACATCGGCGCGCCCGTGGTCAACGGTATCCTGACGCGGATGGCGCTGGACGCCGCCCCCCGCCTCGACGGGCGGGGGCTGCGCTTCTCGGTGCTGCCCTGCTCGGTGCGGGTCGCCACCGACGCCTCGCTCCTGGAGCGCATTCTCCAGGGATTCGTCGCCAGCACCCTGCGCCACACGGAGCGGGGGAGGGTTGTGCTCGGCTGCCGCCGCCGCGGGCCGGATCTGCGGATCGAGCTGTGGTCCACCGGCCGCGGCCTGCAGCCGGACCAGCTGCTCGCCCTGCGGGAGGAGATGCGGCGCCCCGACGGGGCGGGCGACCCGTCGGTGATCGACCTCGGGCTGCGTCTTGCCTGCGGTCTGGCGCGGCGGCTGGGGCACCGGATCGAGGTCGACTCGGCGCCCGGCCGCGGCACGATGCTGGCGGTGCTGGTGCCGCGGGCCGCCGACGGGGCGGACGATCCGCCGGCCGCCGCGGAGCCGGCCGGCCCGGCCGGAGTCCTCGTCACCGAGCCCGGCGAGGATGTCAGCCGCGCCCGCGTGCTGGTCATCGAGGACGACCCGATGGTGCTGGAGGCGCTGGGCGCGCTGCTCGGCCAATGGGGCTGCGCGGTGGTCGCCGCGGACTCGGTGGATGCCGCGCTGGAGCGGCTGGGTCCCGGCCCGCAGCCCCCCGACCTCGTCATCTCCGACCTGCGGTTGAAGGGGGCGATGAACGGGATCGTCGCCATCCGTCAGATCGGCAAGGCGCTCGACGCCACGCTGCCCGGCCTGATCCTGACCGGCGACACCGACCCCATGCGCCTGCGCGAGGCGCGGCTGTCCGGCTACCCGCTGCTGCACAAGCCGGTGGCGCCGATGGCCTTGCGGGGGGCGGTCGCGCGGCTTCTCGGCCGCGAGCGGCTGAAGGCCTGA
- a CDS encoding N-acetyltransferase family protein — translation MTSAPTVRDARIEDVPAFQRIYEHHVLHGVGTFEEEPPDAAELETRFRAITGAGLPWLVAERDGAVLGYAYGSAYHVRSAYRFTIQDSVYIAEEARGRGIGRLLLQALIDRCVAQGYRQMVALVGGSENAGSIGLHAALGFRTCGVVEAVGLKFGRWLDVVMMQKDLGAGRSDIPQGKGPSQPVAVR, via the coding sequence ATGACCAGCGCCCCCACCGTCCGCGACGCCCGCATCGAGGACGTCCCCGCCTTCCAGCGCATCTACGAGCATCACGTCCTTCATGGCGTCGGCACCTTCGAGGAGGAGCCGCCCGACGCGGCCGAGCTGGAGACGCGTTTCCGCGCCATCACCGGCGCCGGGCTGCCCTGGCTGGTCGCGGAGCGCGACGGCGCGGTCCTGGGCTACGCCTACGGCAGCGCCTACCATGTCCGCTCCGCCTACCGCTTCACCATCCAGGATTCCGTCTACATCGCGGAGGAGGCGCGCGGCCGGGGCATCGGGCGCCTCCTGCTCCAGGCGCTGATCGACCGCTGCGTGGCGCAGGGCTACCGCCAGATGGTGGCGCTGGTCGGCGGGTCGGAGAACGCCGGCTCCATCGGGCTGCACGCCGCTCTGGGCTTCCGCACCTGCGGCGTGGTCGAGGCCGTGGGGCTGAAGTTCGGACGCTGGCTGGACGTGGTCATGATGCAGAAGGACCTGGGGGCGGGCCGGTCGGACATTCCGCAGGGCAAGGGACCGAGCCAGCCGGTGGCGGTGCGCTGA
- a CDS encoding MmcB family DNA repair protein, translating to MVDILLQGDEPPMPAGGAVPIFRGVRRALAARGFVSMAEFRLASGRRADVLAMDGAGTVVIVEVKSCVADFRADQKWPEYRDWCDAFYFAVDDAFPPELIPEDCGLMVADAYGAEILREAPEHRLAPARRKALTLRAALTGAGRLHRIEDPSWTQATSPV from the coding sequence ATGGTCGATATCCTGTTGCAGGGCGACGAGCCGCCGATGCCGGCGGGCGGCGCCGTCCCGATCTTCCGCGGGGTGCGCCGGGCGCTGGCCGCCCGCGGCTTCGTCAGCATGGCGGAGTTCCGGCTGGCCAGCGGGCGCCGCGCCGACGTCCTGGCGATGGACGGCGCCGGCACCGTCGTCATCGTCGAGGTGAAAAGCTGCGTGGCCGATTTCCGGGCCGACCAGAAATGGCCGGAATACCGGGACTGGTGCGACGCCTTCTACTTCGCCGTGGACGACGCCTTCCCGCCCGAGCTGATCCCCGAGGACTGCGGCCTGATGGTCGCCGACGCCTACGGCGCGGAGATCCTGCGCGAGGCGCCGGAGCACCGGCTCGCCCCGGCGCGGCGCAAGGCGCTGACCCTGCGCGCCGCGCTGACCGGGGCCGGGCGCCTGCACCGGATCGAGGACCCGTCCTGGACCCAGGCCACCTCGCCGGTGTGA
- a CDS encoding response regulator, with amino-acid sequence MKSPRTGAAWTSGLGISASGIGALALAALLAGAGAGGSVWLALAELDARARGQATRSLDEAFDLMRVAELAAGLSSSAAELESARTAQHRLTAHNALRQRTQQLGATLETLPREWHAELRFATQAIRAEADELNAMVERRLTVQRGLQDLTEQVTARSEALAEALAGARSPLDGAPLRRIDDSRQAVALRLLAAGTAPATATAARDDFRKAAATLFDALTDLPIDGASPRRADAARQLVALGLDDQNLFDLRQEQETLTAKAAGIAALLRGTATDLVQRAGHGALALRDGLRDGMRDGEDASSHRMGADLSAAAPVGVGLVTGLAILAAGLGVARSRAPRPLPSPAERTGAPPERPERPERPTLRILLAEDEPVSQQAAAMLLRRAGHAVTVAGDGRAAVAAVERERYDLVLMDMQMPEMDGVEATRRIRALPQDGGTTAAGLRIVALTASALPGAVERCRAAGADAVLEKPLTLPALAALLDRLSGGAGTPPVVTEDLPPPKRDSGLPVFDEEAIRQMREHLPAERVATLVTGTLVTLRGYHAAFGQAWSAGDRETAGAMAHKIAGVAGIYGCVALRGAARSLEAALDSGEGDPDALCRALDDAVPPALAALDRWSGG; translated from the coding sequence ATGAAATCCCCAAGAACCGGCGCCGCCTGGACGAGCGGCCTCGGAATCAGCGCCTCCGGGATCGGCGCGCTCGCCCTGGCCGCTCTGCTGGCCGGCGCCGGTGCCGGCGGCTCCGTTTGGCTCGCCCTGGCCGAGTTGGACGCCCGTGCCCGCGGCCAGGCCACCCGCAGCCTGGACGAGGCGTTCGACCTGATGCGAGTCGCGGAGTTGGCCGCCGGGCTGTCCTCCAGCGCGGCCGAGCTGGAATCGGCGCGCACCGCCCAGCACCGGCTGACCGCCCACAACGCCTTGCGCCAGCGCACCCAGCAGCTCGGCGCCACGCTGGAAACCCTGCCGCGGGAGTGGCACGCCGAACTGCGCTTCGCCACCCAGGCCATCCGTGCCGAAGCGGACGAGTTGAACGCCATGGTGGAGCGCCGCCTGACCGTGCAGCGCGGCCTTCAGGATCTCACCGAGCAGGTGACGGCGCGCAGCGAGGCGCTGGCGGAGGCGCTCGCCGGCGCGCGCTCACCGCTGGACGGCGCGCCCCTGCGCCGGATCGACGATTCCCGGCAGGCGGTGGCCCTCCGGCTGCTCGCCGCCGGGACGGCCCCGGCCACGGCCACGGCCGCGCGGGACGATTTCCGCAAAGCCGCCGCGACCCTGTTCGACGCACTGACCGATCTGCCGATCGACGGCGCGAGCCCGCGCCGCGCCGACGCGGCGCGCCAGCTCGTCGCGCTGGGATTGGACGATCAGAACCTCTTCGACCTGCGGCAGGAACAGGAAACATTGACCGCCAAGGCGGCGGGGATCGCCGCGCTGTTGCGCGGCACCGCCACGGACCTCGTCCAGCGGGCCGGGCACGGCGCGCTGGCCCTGCGCGACGGGTTGCGGGACGGAATGCGGGACGGGGAGGACGCATCCTCACACCGGATGGGCGCGGACCTGTCCGCCGCCGCCCCGGTCGGGGTCGGGCTGGTCACCGGACTGGCGATCCTCGCGGCCGGCCTGGGCGTGGCGCGGTCCCGCGCCCCGCGCCCCCTCCCATCCCCTGCGGAGCGGACCGGCGCGCCGCCCGAGCGGCCCGAGCGGCCCGAGCGGCCCACGCTGCGCATCCTGCTGGCCGAGGACGAGCCGGTCAGCCAGCAGGCCGCGGCCATGCTGCTGCGCCGCGCCGGCCACGCGGTGACGGTGGCGGGCGACGGGCGGGCCGCCGTGGCGGCGGTGGAGCGGGAGCGCTACGACCTCGTCCTGATGGACATGCAGATGCCGGAGATGGACGGGGTCGAGGCGACCCGCCGCATCCGCGCCCTTCCCCAGGATGGCGGAACCACGGCGGCGGGGCTGCGCATCGTCGCTCTGACCGCCTCCGCCCTGCCCGGCGCGGTGGAGCGCTGCCGGGCGGCGGGGGCCGACGCCGTCCTGGAGAAGCCGCTGACCCTGCCCGCCCTGGCCGCCCTGCTGGACCGCCTGTCCGGCGGCGCCGGCACGCCCCCCGTCGTCACGGAGGATCTCCCGCCGCCGAAGCGTGACTCCGGCCTTCCCGTGTTCGACGAGGAGGCGATCCGCCAGATGCGCGAGCATCTGCCGGCGGAGCGGGTGGCGACCCTGGTGACCGGCACCCTGGTCACGCTGCGCGGCTACCACGCCGCGTTCGGGCAGGCCTGGAGCGCCGGAGACCGGGAAACCGCCGGGGCCATGGCCCACAAGATCGCCGGGGTGGCCGGAATCTACGGCTGCGTGGCGCTGCGGGGCGCCGCGAGGTCGCTCGAAGCCGCGCTGGACAGCGGCGAGGGCGACCCCGACGCCCTGTGCCGCGCCCTGGACGACGCCGTCCCGCCGGCGCTCGCCGCCCTGGACCGCTGGAGCGGCGGCTGA
- a CDS encoding HAMP domain-containing sensor histidine kinase: MHLSGGNPDGNGPAGHAQGGDALLGAAMAALADGIGVLVAVRDDTGAIGDFEWLTANRAAERLFGYPLAGRRLRADDLQDGEGAGLFACLADCLTDKQTVRRLVIAPGGARWRIAATPLAATPPGTGHTAPTVCVSLVELGAEVPVVPESQRAHRAKAEFLAHMSHELRTPLNAVLGFSEVLLAETFGPLGSPRYRSYAADIHASGMHLLSLIDGILDLSQSDSARTDMQEEAINVADAARQALAQVGDKAAARGVDIGEDLSAELPLLYGDARALQRMLTNLLSNAVKFTPSGGQVMVSASPMPDGGIGLMVADTGAGIAEDELARVLEPFGRADMAVPRGTAGAGIGLPVVKRLMEMHGGRLDLYSEPGAGTTAILMFPPRRSLPHAASHGISHGISHSGARV; this comes from the coding sequence GTGCATTTGAGCGGCGGCAATCCGGACGGGAACGGCCCGGCCGGCCATGCACAGGGTGGCGACGCCCTGCTGGGCGCGGCGATGGCGGCGCTCGCCGACGGCATCGGCGTTCTGGTCGCGGTTCGTGACGACACCGGCGCCATCGGCGATTTCGAGTGGCTGACGGCCAACCGCGCCGCGGAGCGGCTGTTCGGGTACCCCCTGGCCGGGCGCCGGCTGCGCGCCGACGATCTCCAGGATGGCGAAGGGGCCGGCTTGTTCGCCTGCCTCGCCGATTGCCTGACGGACAAGCAGACCGTGCGTCGGCTGGTGATCGCCCCCGGCGGCGCGCGCTGGCGGATCGCCGCCACCCCGCTTGCCGCCACCCCGCCCGGCACCGGCCACACGGCGCCGACGGTCTGCGTCTCCCTCGTGGAGCTTGGCGCCGAGGTTCCCGTCGTCCCGGAATCGCAGCGCGCCCACCGCGCCAAGGCGGAATTCCTGGCGCACATGAGTCATGAGCTGCGCACCCCGCTGAACGCGGTGCTGGGCTTCTCCGAGGTGCTGCTGGCGGAGACCTTCGGCCCGCTCGGCTCCCCCCGCTACCGCAGCTACGCCGCGGACATCCACGCCAGCGGCATGCATCTCCTGTCGCTGATCGACGGCATCCTGGACCTCTCGCAGAGCGACAGCGCCCGGACGGACATGCAGGAGGAGGCCATCAATGTGGCCGACGCCGCTCGTCAGGCGCTGGCCCAGGTGGGCGACAAGGCGGCGGCCCGGGGCGTCGACATCGGGGAGGATCTGTCCGCGGAGCTGCCCCTGCTCTACGGCGACGCCCGGGCGCTTCAGCGGATGCTGACCAACCTGCTGTCGAACGCGGTGAAGTTCACTCCCTCGGGCGGGCAGGTGATGGTGTCGGCCAGCCCCATGCCGGACGGCGGAATCGGGCTGATGGTGGCCGACACCGGCGCCGGCATCGCCGAGGACGAGTTGGCCCGCGTCCTGGAACCCTTCGGCCGCGCCGACATGGCCGTGCCGCGCGGCACCGCGGGGGCGGGGATCGGCCTGCCCGTGGTCAAGCGGCTGATGGAGATGCACGGCGGTCGGCTCGACCTCTACAGCGAGCCCGGCGCCGGCACGACGGCCATCCTGATGTTCCCGCCACGGCGCAGCCTGCCGCACGCGGCGTCCCACGGCATCTCCCATGGCATCTCCCACAGCGGCGCCCGCGTCTGA